The genomic segment CCACACATGCAAAATAACAGATCTATAACGACAGTGTACTGCGGAACTGCCAGTTCATTTGAACGATGCGCGGCTCTTCAGCATCTCAGCTTTGGCGGTTTTCTGTGTTTAATTGTCAAAACATATTTACTTGTATTCCAAACTCCTGAGGTTTCCCCAGTTGTAAAGTATCGAAATTAAATTACGAAATATTCTTCTACAGCAACATCCAGCAACATCAATTTTAAGTGCATTTACTTTCAATCGTTTGATATTAGAGCATTTTGTGCTCTTTGCAAACGATTGCGGGAGTGCTAGCATAACACACTGTACTTTATGAGTGATTGTCTGTGTTTTCTCGTTTGCAATGAATTTTTCTTTAGGAATATTGACTAGTGACGCTATGCTTCGCGTCTTTTGCCACCAATCACGTGTTGCCTGTGCTTGAACATATTTGAATATACAGCGCTAGGATCGAGGGAAGGGACGTGCCAAACTTCTCTGCTGTTCAGTATGAGGTTATGATAGCAATGCCCCATAACTCCAAATCAATTCGcggaataaacaaattatagatgttgttataaaTGAGAATGAATAACTTGAAGGTCACGTATGAGGAGAATGTTTGTTGTATAATTGCGATATATCACTATGTGTTGGCATGTAATAAGACTCCGGCATCCCTTTTAATTTAGCTTGCACTGGTATAATTGTGTTCATTTTTAACGACATAGTTCAATTGGGATCATATGAGTaggaaataacaaataaaacggtaccaaaaatatttttttagtaacGAACAAGACCTAACTTCGTATAGCTTGACTACAACGGATGTTTATACCGAAACATATAAAAATCAACTTTTATTCACAGATTATTGCAAATGGCCAGGTCAATAACAATGAACGGGTGATcacagtttcaaattttactagGCTGAATACTACGGTAGATATTTTAAAGCAAGGTATATGTGTTATCCAAGGTAATGTTGATATTAATAGTCATTTTTTATTGAGGCAGCCACGATATATTAGTAGCATATAATTTCGAACTACGTTTTCAAAAATTCTTTGCGCCCGAATCTGATATTGAGCCAAGTCACTATAATAATTAAATGTTACACATATCGACATCATAAGCCAAAATGATATtcgatttttttgtttgttaaaatcaGTGGATTATAAGATGAGATGCTTTTTGCAGGCTACCACAACAAAAttaacgattgaaatttattttctcgttTTCGAAAAGCATTTTGTTCAATGCGCAGCGCTAACAATAACTCATTTCCTACAGATTTTTTAGCATATAATATAGAAATTAACATTCACCACAAGATATAACTGCTGAAATGTTCAAATTAAAGAGggaattatataaaatttaaaaaaatatttacattcgtTTATAGCTCCCTTCATAGTGTCTCGCTACACTTGCACAACTTCATCGTTAGAAGTTCAATGGAAAACAACTACATTTAAGTCGGTGTTCTCATACAGACTTCAAATTCGGGTTAgctttataaataaaatgaaaatcattacATTGGTATAAAACACTTTTACTGTGCGCTAGAACTTGTCATTTTATGCTAAATATCACATTTATGTATTTAACTTATAGGATCTCAAGACCAAAGAAATCAAGAAGACAAGCGTTCAATTACTCATGAAAAAGGAACCAACAATAAAAATTCACGAAGAAAACACATCTTCAAAGTTTGCCTGCGTCACTACGacaaatttgtatatttcaagcAACTACGAAATTGTTGTTGAGCAAATATCGgcaaaaacaaacaatcaaataaaaaccaTATCCAAAGTTCTTCACAATGCAAATGGGAAGACTATTATGCGGTTAACGTTTCTTGACTTTGTCTGAGTTATATTCCGGATATcagacattttaaaaaaaaaaagatattttttacaCATACCAATTTAAAACACATGTAAATCTATATATGTGTGCGTGTTTTTTCATTCAGTGTATCGGTGGAAACCAAAATTAAACATATTAGGACAATCCATCTATTATATGCTGATAGCCACCACCACATTCAGAGTGTAATGAACTGGGTTAGGAATACGGAACCGGAAATATTCTGGTCCATCAAGATCTGTTCTTTATGTCCTATTTACTACTTCCATGGTTTCTTATTTGGGGTGAAATTGTGGAGAACACTTCATAAAAATAATGCCAACTGATTACATCTCCAAACTTGATTGAAATCCTGATTCGAATTGCTAATACAGTCAATTATTCAGGCTGTACTTGGGCATTTGATACTGGCAAGGAAAGCCAACACTGCTTGACAATACAATCAAACTCAGTTCAGGTGAATTAAACTGAATGTTCTCTTTGCCATTCAGATTCCAGATTCAGATTCTGTCAAATAGATTATCACCTGTTATGTAAATAGATCGAAATCatgtattcaaatttatatgaaaaatatgtagattttttattatttttcagaatcgttttcgaaatcaatttgctttgattcattttaatgaatatttattatgaaCACATTTCAAACTTATattagtaaatttaaaaaaaacgaatgtaataaagttttaattttatttggttGATGTATTACAGTCTTGGAGAAACTTTTATTGCCATTATCTTAATGTTTAGTACAAAACTATGTTATTTAGTTTATATACTCTGTCGAATTACTTATCTTCGAACGTAAGGGCAGTCAGCTAACTAAAGAAAATCATTCGAGCATGTATGTTTTTACGTCACTACTCACAAATACCGCCATCGGTATCACATCATGAGAAAGCGTTTACCGTTTACCAAGATTTTATTTGTGCTTTTGTTTTCTTTTGAGATATCTAGgtcatatttgaacaaatacattcaatttaaaatattaatttgtgaatatatgctCACAAACAATATttgtattgaatatataaaattttcgaCCTTCAGTCATAGTTTTGTACAAaacgaaaatattaattgacCACACAGGTATGTTgatacaaaattacaaaaaatttcgtttttattgATAACATACATGTCCTTCATGTTTATTCAACTACTTGAAAAGTCGTTATCAAGAATATAACCAATTGAAGCGAGTCAAATGGAAGCATATTATATTTTCTGCTCTTCCTTCATTCAAAGTATTAACATGCAAAGCAAATAGATTAATGTGAACTCATGACTTAGTCCTATAGCATTAAATAGTAAAACGATACCACCAAGCTTCAAATTATTAATATCAGTTATTGCAAGAAGAATGTCAATGGCCCCAATAGACAAAGAATGaaaaaacttcacaaaaaatgtttataattcaGAAGGAAACGTGGGATGGCTGTTATCAGGATATAGCTTTCAATAGATTATGACTTTAATTTACTCGAGTTTAGAAATATTTGTTGGAAAAACTTGATAATTAGACAATACTGCTTGTGTACCCGTTTTCATTTATGGTGGGAAATAGAGAGCCAAGGAATATCACAATGCATCCATAATATACTACATCAAACTTATATTATTAAACGGAACGCTTGAAAAGGGGCAAATGCATTTCAAAGAAACCATTAGCAGCTCAGATCATCTCATGAGAGTTATACAAATCTAGATCCTTCTTAGCTGGTTCGTATGCCACTTTCGGTCTTCTTTCGGACTTAACTTCACGTGACTTGCCTTTATAATAAAAGAGCCGAATTTCACATCCGAATCTCACGGAAAATTAACAAGAAAAACTTGAATTAATATGCAAtggtattttgtttcaataaatatcagtCAACACAAGCGCAAAAGTTTAAGAACAAGTAGTAATAGTTAAAGTCACAATGTGTATATGTGTATCGGAAAGAATAATATGATTCAGGATTGAACAAAAATGACAAAGGGCGATCGCCATTTATATTCAACATGTCAAGCATCATATTCATTTTCAGGCATTGAATTGATGTACGGATGTTCTTTTGTTGTACGATCATTCATTTCTTCGTATTGATGATCTCCGTcttttatttcttcataattatgTGGGATTTCATAATTACCTTCTTTTTCTTCTCTTAACTCATTATTTCGGGAGTTCAATTGGGATGTttgaattttatcatatttttcatgAGAAACCGGGACGTCATTAACAACCTCATTCATCTCTGAAAGACGTTGTGGTTGAgtgtcgtttttttttttagaaattccCCTGTGAACAACAATAAACTTGAAATAATTCACAAGTAGGCTTTTGGATAGAAacaatggattttttttttcttgaattgCTTCTGTTATAGAGGACTTAGCTTATATATTAGCTAAACGTCATCGTGATCGGACGAAAATGTTAGCCCAGTATTCAAGACATTGTTCCGGACATTGAGATTGTTACTGCTGtataaaagattttattttacttattcaattGAGAGGAAATACTCCAAATCGTtcaaaatatacacattttattGTAGTATCGATCATTTCTCACCTCATTACTTTGCATCTACGAATCAGCAAACCAATTCCGAATAAAATAGCTGCGAGAATCAATGTGACTATGGATGAGATAATTGCAACCAATAAATTGTTGTGGTCTGCAATATAATATGTAGTAAGAATCATAAACCTTAAAAATCTATCAGGAATTTACCACGCAACAATACTGAAGAGAGGTTAAACATGAGTTGTAAACATCGAAAAGTCAGTGAGCATATTGTACCACAAAGTGGTAGTTTGAAAACCCTAATATTGTGCACTTAGAACTAATGTCTCTTATAAGCTGTAAGCTATATAATCTTACCACCAGAAGCCATTGTGGTAGTAGTGATTGCACTAGTGAGAAAGATAGTGTTTATCTCAGTAGTTTTTGTGTCATTTGCAATGGCAGACAATGTGGAAGTATGTGTCATGTAAGTAGGAGTTGTAAATTCTTGGTATAAATTTGTTGCTGTCATTTCAACAGTTGCCGCAGTGGACGTTGTATTACAGGCAGTATCTCTTGAACAATTGATCGTCTGGAAAAAGTAATTCTGATTTAgcaattttttgatttaaatgtACGATAACTTTTATATATTCTAATAGCTATTCAAATCCTAAGTTTAATGTTCTTTAAAATGTTgagcaaatttgaaaatccCTATAGAAATATTAATTAACGTGCtaatgaaaattattgaaagtgAATAATGTATCAGAAACTTCTTAGGAGAATTTGTCAATAGCAAGGTCGGTCCTGCGCTCTGAATCAGAATTATTGGAGATTCACTATTAAAACTGCGGCTTATACACTAAAATATTGAGAACTATTAAATCAACGTAGAATGATAATCATTTTTCTTTCGATTACCTCAGAGGTCAGAAATTATCAAATTACACCAAAatgagatatttatttttattttatacctcAAAATTGAATCCAATGCAAATATTGGTCCCCGCCATTCCCAAGGCAATGCATGTTCGATTTCGTACTTTCATCATTGAGCTGCAGTTACATGTACTCCACGATGACCAAGTTTCCCAGTAACTTCCTACATAGTGTTAACATAATCTTAACTGAGAATTAACGTGCGCTTCCTCTTTTTATCGTTTTCATTGATGATGCATATTAAAACTATATCAGCATAgtataacatagtgaacagcaACGGCGTGAGCCAGTGAAAACATTCGTAACATTTTGCAGCCACAAACAACTACCACCGAAGACGGGTTTCACATGAGTTGTAAAAAACAGAAAGTCAGTGAGCATATTGTACCATAAAATAGTAGTttggaaaatcaaattttgtgcACTCAAGACTAATGTCTCTTATAATTTGTAAGCTATATAATCTTACCACCAGAAGTCGTTGTGTTAGTAGTGATTGCACTTGTGGGAAAAAGAGTGTTTCTCTCCGTAGTTTTTAAATCATTTGCATTGGCAGACAATGTGGAAGTTTGTGTCATGTCTGTAGGAGTTgtaaatacatgatatatatttgttgctGTCATTTCAACAGTTGCCGCGGTGGACGTTGTACTACAGGCAGTGTCTCTTGAACAATTGGTCGTCTGGAGAAAGTAATTGTGatttagcaaattttttttattcaatatatgtacgataattttttatatattccaaCAGGTATTTAAATGCGTTGTTTAATGTTTTTCAAACAGttacagaaatttaaaaattttcaccaaaatattatttcacacactaatgaaaaatatcgaaaatgaaTAATTTAGATGAATCAGAAACTTTTGAGGAGAACTTGTCAATAGTCAGGTCCTGCGCCCTAAATTGGAATTATTAGATATTCAATTTTAGGACTGCGGATTATACActaaaatagtaaaaattatcaaaacaagataGAATGataatcatttttcattttgagcACTTTAAAAGATCAGAAATTATTATATTACTACAAAGAGTGGCATTTTTCTATATCTTACCTCAAAATTAGAACCAATGCAAACATTGGGCCCCGTCCTTTCCGAATTAATGCATGTTCGATTCCGTACTTTCAACATTGAGCTGCAGTTACATATACTCCACGATGACCAGGTTTCCCAGTATCTTCCTACATAGTGTGAACATAATCTTAACTCAGAATTAACGCGCGCTTACTCTTTTCATCGATTTTGTTGATGATGCATATTCCAACTATATCATATTCTGATTTTTCTGCTCtttgaatttgttgattttcaaataattatagattcagagctaaatttattttatcatagtTGAAACTAAGTTAAGTTGGAGTTCTAATATATGTGTTCTATTTATATTCCTGTTCATGTTTTGCGTTATACTAAAATCCTATTTTTAACATTCATACTGTTCTAATCACACAGCCAAAGCATATTCGCGCTAGAGTTGATTGTATTGAAGCtatgttgaataaaaatgaaaacagttTGACCTGTCACCTCATTACttcttctttttattttttcaacttcaatattagaaaaaatatgttaaaaattcGTTTTTCCTCGCTGTCGCAAGTTATTTTACTCACCGATATGGCGTTGACACACCAATCCTTTTAACCCTGTTGCTCCTGTGATACAGTCTATCGTATGCCATAGAAGATTTGCGTCATAAGTTTTTTGTTCACCTATCGATACACAAGTATCTGTTACACTGATATGATTGTTTGGTTCTCCATCATCCCAACGAGTGAATGAAAGGTTTGTTCCGTCGTTCCATTGAAACATCGACTTTGATTTGTCATAAACAAGTCCAATGTAGAATGTATATGGTTCTCCTGTAATAAAACATATCATATTGCTTTATACTGCTTATATACACGCATAGACAAGTGTTTTAGTGAGAGTCATGCGGTTGAAGCGTTAGCCTTAATTGAGTTGGCATTGCAAATTACGCATCTCAGTTTCAAATACCATCTCACGTCACTCatgggtgtaataaatttgccaGACAGTGTTAAAACTAACACAGCTTCttatatattgttaaatatcagtggTTTTTGTACATGGACCTTTTCGCGTAAATAAGCGTTATATCTCAAAAGGTACGGAATTATTGCATTCCGTTCGTAATGAGTATACATTGACTTTAAAATTCAGAATAATGCACGTACCTGATCCATCAGA from the Styela clava chromosome 5, kaStyClav1.hap1.2, whole genome shotgun sequence genome contains:
- the LOC144422854 gene encoding uncharacterized protein LOC144422854 — its product is MVVSRVLLIYPSTDRNDLLLSAKYARSNGITIFAVGAGGYVIEELQIIANGQVNNNERVITVSNFTRLNTTVDILKQGICVIQAPFIVSRYTCTTSSLEVQWKTTTFKSVFSYRLQIRDLKTKEIKKTSVQLLMKKEPTIKIHEENTSSKFACVTTTNLYISSNYEIVVEQISAKTNNQIKTISKVLHNANGKTIMRLTFLDFV